A single region of the Polyodon spathula isolate WHYD16114869_AA chromosome 12, ASM1765450v1, whole genome shotgun sequence genome encodes:
- the LOC121324229 gene encoding bifunctional heparan sulfate N-deacetylase/N-sulfotransferase 1-like, translating to MHLCGRVRRAFRQPTLQTSLLLLFAFCMVSVFISAYFLYGVKRELEPAGDVPAPDCDDPKVTPSRLLPLKTLKQVDSSRADPVVLVFVESLYSQLGQEIVAILESSRFKYQTEIAPGKGDMPTLTDTDRGRFALIIYENILKYVNLDAWNRELLDKYCVEYGVGIIGFFKANENSLLSAQLKGFPLFLHSNLGLKDCRVNPKSPLLYITKANEVERGILPGDDWTVFQSNHSTYEPVLLAKTKSAESIPQLGVSAALHTSVVQDLGLHDGIQRVLFGNNLNFWLHKLIFVDAMSFLTGKRLSLSLDRYILVDVDDIFVGKEGTRMKVEDVKALLETQNDLRAHVPNFTFNLGFSGKFFHTGTDEEDQGDDLLLSYVEEFWWFPHMWSHMQPHLFHNQTVLAEQMELNRKFATEHGIPTNMGYAVAPHHSGVYPVHVQLYEAWKAVWGIKVTSTEEYPHLKPARYRRGFIHSGISVLPRQTCGLFTHTIFYSEYPGSPKELDKIINGGELFLTVLLNPISIFMTHLSNYGNDRLGLYTFKNLIKFIQSWTNLKLQTLPPIQLAQRYFQIFPEERDPLWQDPCEDKRHKDIWSKEKTCDRFPKLLIIGPQKTGTTALYLFLGMHPDLTSNYPSKETFEEIQFFNGHNYHKGIDWYMEYFPTPSNASSDFYFEKSANYFDSELAAKRAAALLPKAKILTILINPADRAYSWYQHQRAHDDPVALKYTFHEVITARPDAPVKLRILQNRCLVPGWYATHIERWLKYYHSNQILALDGQLLRTEPAFVMEKVQKFLALTNVTNYHKILAFDPKKGFWCQLVEGGKTKCLGKSKGRKYPEMDSDSRAFMQDYYREHNIELSKLLHKSGQSLPTWLREELQNTR from the exons atgcatttgtgtggGAGAGTGCGGCGGGCTTTTCGACAGCCGACGCTGCAGACGAGTCTGCTGCTGCTCTTCGCCTTCTGTATGGTTAGCGTCTTCATCTCCGCCTACTTCCTGTACGGTGTGAAGCGGGAGTTGGAGCCAGCTGGAGACGTGCCGGCCCCAGACTGCGATGACCCCAAGGTGACCCCATCACGCTTGCTCCCCCTAAAGACCCTCAAGCAAGTGGACTCCTCTCGGGCAGATCCTGTGGTGTTGGTGTTTGTGGAGAGTCTGTACTCCCAGCTGGGTCAGGAGATTGTGGCTATCCTCGAGTCCAGCAGGTTTAAATACCAGACAGAGATTGCACCTGGAAAGGGTGACATGCCTACcctcacagacacagacagaggcagatTTGCCCTCATCATATACGAAAACATTCTCAAGTACGTGAACCTGGACGCCTGGAACCGAGAACTACTGGACAAGTactgtgtggagtatggtgttgGAATCATTGGCTTCTTTAAG gcaaACGAGAACAGTTTGCTGAGTGCCCAGCTGAAAGGTTTCCCACTGTTTCTACACTCGAACCTGGGGCTGAAGGACTGCAGAGTGAACCCTAAGTCCCCTCTGCTCTACATCACCAAGGCCAACGAGGTGGAGCGGGGGATCCTTCCAGGTGACGACTGGACCGTCTTTCAGTCCAACCACTCCACCTACGAGCCAGTATTGCTGGCCAAAACCAAGTCTGCGGAGAGCATCCCCCAGCTGGGTGTGAGCGCAGCGCTGCACACTTCCGTGGTGCAGGACCTGGGCCTCCACGACGGCATCCAGCGCGTCCTCTTTGGGAACAACCTCAACTTCTGGCTGCACAAGCTCATCTTTGTGGACGCCATGTCCTTCCTGACGGGGAAGAGGCTGTCTCTGTCCCTCGACCGCTACATCCTTGTCGATGTCGATGACATCTTCGTAGGCAAGGAGGGCACGCGCATGAAGGTCGAAGACGTCAAG GCTCTGCTGGAGACGCAGAATGATCTTCGAGCCCATGTTCCAAATTTCACTTTCAATCTGGGATTCTCAGGGAAATTCTTTCACACAG GTACAGATGAGGAGGATCAGGGGGATGACCTATTGCTGTCATACGTGGAGGAGTTTTGGTGGTTCCCCCACATGTGGAGCCATATGCAGCCACATCTATTCCACAACCAAACTGTACTGGCAGAACAGATGGAGCTCAACAGAAAATTTGCAACT GAACATGGCATTCCTACCAACATGGGCTATGCAGTTGCCCCCCACCACTCTGGAGTGTACCCTGTGCATGTTCAGCTGTACGAAGCCTGGAAGGCTGTGTGGGGCATCAAGGTGACCAGCACAGAGGAGTACCCTCACCTGAAGCCTGCCCGCTATCGCAGGGGGTTCATACACTCCGGGATCAGT GTTCTCCCACGGCAGACCTGTGGCTTGTTCACACACACCATCTTCTACAGCGAGTACCCGGGCAGTCCCAAGGAGCTTGATAAAATCATCAACGGAGGGGAACTCTTCCTTACTGTCCTGCTCAACCCA atcaGTATTTTCATGACCCACCTGTCAAACTATGGCAATGACCGGCTTGGGCTGTACACCTTCAAGAACCTCATCAAGTTCATCCAGTCGTGGACCAACTTGAAGCTGCAGACTCTGCCACCCATCCAGCTGGCACAGAGATACTTCCAGATCTTTCCAGAGGAGAGGGATCCACTCTGGCAG GATCCATGCGAAGACAAAAGGCACAAAGATATCTGGTCGAAAGAGAAGACTTGTGACAGGTTTCCCAAGCTGCTCATCATTGGCCCACAGAAAACAG gtacaacAGCACTATATCTCTTCTTGGGAATGCACCCAGACCTAACCAGTAATTACCCAAGCAAGGAAACCTTTGAAGAGATCCAGTTCTTCAATGGGCACAATTATCACAAGGGGATTGACTG GTACATGGAGTACTTTCCCACTCCTTCCAATGCCAGCTCAGATTTCTATTTTGAAAAAAGTGCCAACTACTTTGACTCAGAGCTGGCAGCGAAGCGGGCAGCTGCTCTCTTGCCTAAGGCCAAAATCCTCACGATTCTCATCAACCCAGCAGACCGGGCATACTCCTGGTACCAG CACCAGCGTGCTCACGATGACCCTGTGGCTCTGAAGTATACTTTTCACGAGGTGATCACGGCCAGGCCCGATGCCCCAGTCAAGCTCCGTATCCTACAGAACCGCTGCTTGGTACCGGGCTGGTACGCTACCCACATTGAACGCTGGCTCAAATATTACCATTCGAACCAG ATCTTGGCGCTCGATGGGCAGCTTCTTCGAACTGAACCAGCTTTCGTCATGGAGAAAGTACAGAAGTTTCTAGCTCTAACAAATGTCACAAACTACCACAAAATCCTGGC GTTTGATCCAAAGAAAGGATTCTGGTGCCAGCTTGTGGAAGGAGGGAAGACAAAATGTCTGGGGAAGAGTAAAGGAAGGAAGTACCCTGAAATGGACTCTGAT TCCAGAGCCTTCATGCAAGACTATTACAGAGAGCACAATATTGAGCTGTCGAAGCTGCTGCATAAATCGGGACAGTCTCTTCCCACCTGgttgcgagaggagctgcagaaTACCAGGTAG